The Henckelia pumila isolate YLH828 chromosome 2, ASM3356847v2, whole genome shotgun sequence genome includes a window with the following:
- the LOC140884671 gene encoding senescence-specific cysteine protease SAG39-like: MAMTPTWKLAFATLFVMQLWATNYQATARTVPHSSSMVERHEQWMKQNGRVYKDDTEKAKKFKIFKENMEYIESFNEAGLRSYKLGINKFADLTNEEFRAARNGYKRGSHPVSPKASSFKYSNVSAIPSSVDWKKKGAVTDIKDQGQCGCCWAFSAVAATEGIHQLTTRKLVSLSEQELVDCDTSEDQGCNGGLMDYAFQYIIGNKGLTTESNYPYQGVDGTCSTQKESSHIANITGYEDVPANSESSLLKAVANQPVSVAIDAGGSDFQFYSSGVFTGECGTNLDHGVTAVGYGKTSDGTKYWLVKNSWGSSWGESGYIRMQRGISAAEGLCGIAMEASYPTA; the protein is encoded by the exons ATGGCCATGACTCCAACTTGGAAGCTTGCTTTTGCCACTCTCTTTGTGATGCAGTTGTGGGCTACTAATTATCAAGCCACAGCGCGCACGGTGCCTCATTCGTCATCAATGGTTGAGAGACATGAGCAATGGATGAAACAAAATGGACGTGTATATAAGGATGACACAGAGAAggcaaaaaaattcaaaatattcaaggaAAACATGGAGTACATCGAGTCTTTCAATGAAGCCGGACTTCGATCTTACAAACTTGGCATCAACAAGTTTGCTGATTTGACGAATGAGGAGTTTCGGGCAGCCCGAAATGGATACAAAAGGGGATCCCATCCAGTATCACCAAAAGCTTCATCTTTCAAATATTCCAACGTGTCTGCAATTCCGTCAAGTGTGGATTGGAAAAAGAAGGGGGCTGTTACAGACATCAAGGATCAAGGCCAATGTG GATGCTGCTGGGCCTTCTCTGCTGTGGCAGCCACAGAAGGAATCCACCAGCTCACCACAAGGAAACTAGTCTCATTATCCGAGCAAGAGCTTGTCGATTGCGACACAAGTGAAGATCAGGGGTGCAATGGTGGTCTCATGGACTATGCCTTCCAATACATAATAGGAAATAAGGGACTGACCACGGAATCTAATTATCCCTACCAAGGAGTCGATGGCACCTGTAGCACACAAAAAGAATCCTCCCATATCGCAAATATCACAGGATACGAGGATGTTCCAGCCAATAGCGAGTCATCGTTGCTAAAAGCCGTGGCAAACCAACCTGTATCCGTGGCCATTGATGCTGGTGGATCAGACTTTCAATTCTACTCTAGTGGAGTATTTACAGGAGAATGTGGAACCAATCTAGACCACGGTGTCACCGCAGTCGGTTACGGGAAAACTAGCGACGGTACAAAGTATTGGTTGGTGAAGAATTCTTGGGGAAGTAGCTGGGGAGAGAGTGGATATATTAGAATGCAAAGAGGCATTTCTGCTGCAGAGGGTCTTTGTGGCATTGCAATGGAAGCTTCTTATCCCActgcataa
- the LOC140884069 gene encoding senescence-specific cysteine protease SAG39-like: protein MTISTPTWKLAFATLLVMQLWATYQATARMAPHSSSMIERHEQWMAQYGRGYKDDTEKAKRFKIFKENVEYIESFNEVGLKSYKLGINKFGDLTNEEFRAARNGYKRGSHPISPKASSFKYSNVSVVPSSVDWRKKGAVTDIKDQGQCGCCWAFSAVAATEGIHQLTTGKLVSLSEQELVDCDTSEDQGCNGGLMDYAFQYIIGNNGLTTESNYPYQGVDGTCNTQKESSHVAKITGYEDVSANSESSLLKAVANQPVSVAIDAGGSNFQFYSSGVFTGECGTDLDHGVTAVGYGKTSDGTKYWLVKNSWGSSWGESGYIRMQRGISAAEGLCGIAMKASYPTA from the exons ATGACCATCAGTACTCCAACATGGAAACTTGCTTTTGCCACTCTTTTAGTGATGCAGTTGTGGGCTACTTATCAAGCCACAGCTCGCATGGCGCCTCATTCGTCATCAATGATTGAGAGACATGAACAATGGATGGCACAATATGGACGTGGATACAAAGATGACACGGAGAAGGCAAAAAGGTTCAAAATATTCAAGGAAAACGTGGAATACATCGAGTCTTTCAATGAAGTTGGACTTAAGTCTTACAAACTTGGCATCAACAAATTTGGTGATTTGACGAATGAAGAGTTTCGGGCAGCCCGAAATGGATACAAAAGGGGCTCCCATCCAATATCACCAAAAGCTTCATCTTTCAAATATTCCAACGTATCCGTTGTTCCGTCGAGTGTGGACTGGAGAAAGAAGGGAGCTGTTACAGACATCAAGGATCAAGGCCAATGTG GTTGTTGTTGGGCATTTTCTGCTGTGGCAGCCACAGAAGGAATCCACCAGCTCACCACAGGGAAACTAGTCTCATTATCCGAGCAAGAACTCGTCGATTGCGACACAAGTGAAGATCAGGGGTGCAATGGTGGTCTCATGGACTATGCTTTCCAATACATAATAGGAAATAATGGACTGACCACTGAATCTAACTATCCCTACCAAGGAGTCGATGGCACCTGCAACACACAAAAGGAATCCTCTCATGTCGCAAAGATAACAGGATACGAGGATGTTTCAGCCAATAGCGAGTCATCGTTGTTGAAAGCCGTGGCAAACCAACCTGTATCCGTGGCCATTGATGCTGGTGGATCAAACTTTCAATTCTACTCTAGTGGAGTATTTACAGGAGAATGTGGAACCGATCTAGACCACGGTGTCACCGCAGTCGGTTACGGGAAAACTAGCGACGGAACAAAGTATTGGTTGGTGAAAAATTCTTGGGGAAGTAGCTGGGGAGAGAGTGGATATATTAGAATGCAAAGAGGCATTTCTGCTGCAGAGGGTCTTTGTGGCATTGCAATGAAAGCTTCTTATCCCACTGCTTAA